In Streptomyces nodosus, one DNA window encodes the following:
- a CDS encoding SCO family protein — protein sequence MRKKKTLVVGALLAAAAFTLSACGSGDGDKPVAVVSAEPGSDRAATVLDQPFEKPDLVLTDTHGKQFDLRAETKGKPTLIYFGYTHCPDVCPLTMNNLAVAKKEVEKDKQLTRAQKDSLRIVFVSTDPERDTPSALGTWLKGIDPAVVGLTGDFATVQAGARSLGISVEPPKKEKDGKIVSTHGTQVIAFSPKTDEGYVVYGQDATVDDYTKDLPKIIKGENP from the coding sequence ATGCGCAAGAAGAAGACACTCGTCGTCGGGGCCCTGCTCGCCGCCGCCGCGTTCACCCTCTCCGCCTGCGGGTCCGGCGACGGCGACAAGCCGGTCGCCGTGGTGTCCGCCGAGCCCGGCTCCGACCGGGCCGCGACCGTCCTCGACCAGCCGTTCGAGAAGCCGGATCTCGTCCTCACCGACACCCACGGCAAGCAGTTCGACCTCCGTGCGGAGACCAAGGGCAAGCCGACGCTGATCTACTTCGGTTACACCCACTGCCCCGACGTCTGCCCGCTGACGATGAACAACCTCGCCGTCGCCAAGAAGGAGGTGGAGAAGGACAAGCAGCTGACCCGGGCGCAGAAGGACTCGCTGCGGATCGTGTTCGTCAGCACCGACCCGGAGCGCGACACGCCCTCCGCACTCGGCACCTGGCTCAAGGGCATCGACCCCGCGGTGGTGGGCCTGACCGGTGACTTCGCCACCGTCCAGGCGGGCGCCCGCTCCCTCGGCATCAGCGTGGAGCCGCCGAAGAAGGAGAAGGACGGCAAAATCGTCTCCACGCATGGGACCCAGGTCATCGCGTTCTCTCCGAAGACCGACGAGGGGTACGTGGTGTACGGGCAGGACGCCACCGTCGACGACTACACCAAGGACCTCCCCAAGATCATCAAGGGGGAGAACCCGTGA
- a CDS encoding YcnI family copper-binding membrane protein, giving the protein MKAINGSLKASRLAVAGVAAASAVLVLSAPAFAHVTVQPEGAAAKGGYAVVDFKVPNERDNASTTKLEVSLPTDHPLASVMPQPVPGWTAVVTKSKLDKPLTVHGKQIDEAVTKVTWTANGKGIEPGYFQKFPLSVGQLPEDADQLVFKALQTYSNNEVVRWIETQQKGQQEPDNPAPVLELSAASGDGHGAAAKDASADGSTAPAAKDTTAQADTGGSDTTARVLGIVGIVVGAAGVAYGVLAGRRRTSAS; this is encoded by the coding sequence ATGAAGGCCATCAACGGTTCCCTCAAGGCTTCCCGTCTCGCCGTCGCCGGTGTCGCCGCCGCGTCCGCCGTCCTCGTCCTGTCCGCACCCGCCTTCGCGCATGTCACCGTGCAGCCGGAGGGCGCCGCCGCCAAGGGCGGGTACGCGGTCGTCGACTTCAAGGTCCCCAACGAGCGTGACAACGCCTCGACCACCAAGCTGGAGGTCAGCCTCCCGACCGACCACCCGCTGGCCTCGGTGATGCCGCAGCCCGTCCCCGGCTGGACCGCCGTCGTCACCAAGTCCAAGCTCGACAAGCCGCTGACGGTGCACGGCAAGCAGATCGACGAGGCCGTCACCAAGGTCACCTGGACCGCCAACGGCAAGGGCATCGAACCGGGCTACTTCCAGAAGTTCCCGCTCTCCGTCGGCCAGCTTCCCGAGGACGCCGACCAGCTCGTCTTCAAGGCCCTGCAGACGTACTCCAACAACGAGGTCGTCCGCTGGATCGAGACGCAGCAGAAGGGGCAGCAGGAGCCCGACAACCCGGCTCCGGTGCTGGAGCTGAGCGCCGCCTCCGGTGACGGCCACGGCGCGGCGGCCAAGGACGCCTCCGCGGACGGCTCCACCGCCCCGGCCGCCAAGGACACCACGGCCCAGGCCGACACCGGCGGCAGCGACACCACCGCCCGCGTCCTCGGCATCGTCGGCATCGTCGTCGGTGCGGCGGGCGTGGCGTACGGCGTTCTGGCCGGCCGCCGGCGCACCAGCGCCTCCTGA
- a CDS encoding copper chaperone PCu(A)C, whose translation MTAAGLLLAGCGGHGGSASAEPELKITGAYMPAPVGSDMAAGFFTVTNSGGSDTLTSATSNLAPDVTLHSTKGGEMREETSFTVPADGRLDFASGGNHVMFENLTHQPKQGEKVSVQLHFTKSGTVTVEMPVESATYNPKTGH comes from the coding sequence ATGACGGCGGCGGGACTGCTGCTCGCCGGCTGCGGCGGCCACGGCGGGTCGGCCTCCGCCGAGCCCGAGCTGAAGATCACCGGCGCCTATATGCCCGCTCCGGTCGGCAGCGACATGGCGGCCGGCTTCTTCACGGTCACCAACTCCGGCGGCAGCGACACCCTCACCTCCGCCACCAGCAACCTCGCCCCCGATGTCACGCTGCACTCCACCAAGGGCGGCGAGATGCGGGAGGAGACCTCGTTCACCGTGCCCGCCGACGGCAGGCTGGACTTCGCGAGCGGCGGAAACCACGTCATGTTCGAGAACCTCACCCATCAGCCGAAGCAGGGCGAGAAGGTGTCCGTGCAACTGCACTTCACCAAATCCGGCACGGTCACGGTCGAGATGCCGGTCGAATCGGCCACGTACAACCCGAAGACAGGACACTGA
- a CDS encoding ATP-binding protein, which yields MSIWWSLHLRREAASVPLARRILLGTMESAGVDPDISYDLCVALSEACANAVEHGGAVAPGATPEAYRVTAYLEGETCRIEVADAGPGFPSGGPCRPVLPARAEAEHGRGLCLIQELADHVHIGNKPGRGGAVVCFDKTLKGKQGTPLPVV from the coding sequence ATGAGCATCTGGTGGTCACTCCATCTGCGGCGCGAAGCGGCGAGCGTGCCGCTCGCCCGACGGATCCTGCTGGGCACGATGGAGAGCGCGGGCGTCGACCCGGACATCTCCTACGACCTCTGCGTCGCGCTCAGCGAGGCCTGCGCCAACGCGGTCGAGCACGGCGGCGCCGTGGCGCCCGGCGCCACGCCCGAGGCATACCGGGTCACGGCCTATCTGGAAGGCGAGACCTGCCGCATCGAAGTCGCCGACGCCGGCCCGGGCTTCCCCTCCGGAGGACCGTGCCGCCCCGTCCTGCCGGCCCGCGCCGAAGCCGAGCACGGCCGCGGTCTGTGCCTCATCCAGGAACTCGCCGACCATGTGCACATCGGCAACAAACCGGGCCGCGGCGGCGCGGTGGTGTGCTTCGACAAGACCCTCAAGGGGAAGCAGGGCACGCCGCTGCCGGTCGTGTGA